The following are encoded together in the Holophagales bacterium genome:
- a CDS encoding methylmalonyl-CoA mutase family protein yields MSTETTAAPLTAAEERIARAKDEWRRRVAEAFGKRPAWKRDFTTVSSADVNPLATPDDVVGLDYERDLGFPGEFPYTRGVQPTMYRGRAWTIRQFAGFGSARQTNERFKVLLSHGQTGLSTAFHLPTLYGYDSDHEMSAGEVGKCGVAIDTLRDFEALFDGIDLGAVTTSMTINSTAPIALAMYLAVAEKQGTPWSKVGGTLQNDILKEYIAQKEFIFPPRPSMRLVTDQFSFCARHVPKWNTVSISGYHIREAGSTALQELAFTLRDGMEYVKYGVDAGLSVDEFAPRLSFFFNAHNDFFEEIAKFRAARRVWAKVMRDRYGAKNPESWKLRFHSQTAGVSLTAQQPYNNVARIAVQALAAVLGGTQSLHTNALDETLALPTEFAAKVAVRTQQILMHETGVAHTIDPLGGSYFVEQATNRMEEGAFDYFRKIDAYGGMVEAIEAGFPQKEIMDAAYRFQRGLDSGDKVMVGVNAFTEEVPEDRVATLEISEQTAAEQVAQLNEVRRTRDGKAVLSTLHALREACRNGANVMPPLVEAVKAYATVGEISDVMREVFDTWNEPAIF; encoded by the coding sequence ATGAGCACGGAGACGACCGCCGCCCCGCTGACTGCCGCCGAGGAGAGGATCGCCCGGGCGAAGGACGAGTGGCGACGCCGGGTCGCCGAGGCCTTCGGGAAGCGGCCCGCCTGGAAGCGGGACTTCACCACGGTCTCCTCGGCCGACGTGAATCCCCTCGCGACCCCCGACGACGTCGTCGGCCTCGACTACGAGAGGGACCTCGGCTTCCCGGGCGAGTTCCCGTACACGCGGGGCGTCCAGCCGACGATGTACCGGGGCAGGGCCTGGACGATCCGGCAGTTCGCAGGCTTCGGGTCGGCGCGCCAGACGAACGAGCGCTTCAAGGTCCTCCTCTCGCACGGGCAGACGGGCCTCTCGACCGCCTTCCACCTCCCGACGCTCTACGGCTACGACTCCGACCACGAGATGTCGGCCGGCGAGGTGGGCAAGTGCGGCGTCGCCATCGACACGCTCCGCGACTTCGAGGCGCTCTTCGATGGGATCGACCTCGGCGCGGTGACGACGTCGATGACGATCAACTCCACGGCGCCGATCGCCCTCGCGATGTACCTCGCCGTCGCCGAGAAGCAGGGAACCCCCTGGTCGAAAGTGGGGGGGACGCTCCAGAACGACATCCTGAAGGAGTACATCGCGCAGAAGGAGTTCATCTTCCCGCCGCGGCCGTCGATGCGGCTCGTGACGGACCAGTTCTCGTTCTGCGCCAGGCACGTCCCGAAGTGGAACACCGTCTCCATCTCCGGCTACCACATCCGCGAGGCGGGCTCGACGGCCCTGCAGGAGCTCGCGTTCACGCTCCGCGACGGGATGGAGTACGTGAAGTACGGCGTCGACGCCGGCCTCTCGGTCGACGAGTTCGCGCCGCGCCTGTCGTTCTTCTTCAACGCGCACAACGACTTCTTCGAGGAGATCGCGAAGTTCCGCGCGGCACGGCGGGTCTGGGCGAAGGTCATGAGGGACCGGTACGGCGCGAAGAACCCGGAGTCGTGGAAGCTGCGCTTCCACTCGCAGACGGCCGGCGTCTCCCTCACCGCGCAGCAGCCCTACAACAACGTCGCGCGCATCGCGGTCCAGGCGCTCGCCGCCGTTCTCGGCGGCACGCAGTCGCTCCACACGAACGCTCTCGACGAGACGCTCGCCCTCCCGACCGAGTTCGCCGCCAAGGTCGCGGTGCGGACGCAGCAGATCCTGATGCACGAGACGGGCGTCGCGCACACGATCGATCCGCTCGGCGGCTCGTATTTCGTGGAGCAGGCGACGAACCGGATGGAGGAAGGCGCCTTCGACTACTTCCGGAAGATCGACGCCTACGGCGGTATGGTCGAGGCGATCGAGGCAGGCTTCCCGCAGAAGGAGATCATGGACGCCGCCTACCGTTTCCAGCGGGGGCTGGATTCCGGGGACAAGGTGATGGTCGGCGTGAACGCCTTCACCGAAGAGGTCCCGGAAGACCGCGTCGCAACGCTCGAGATTTCCGAGCAGACGGCGGCCGAGCAGGTGGCGCAGCTGAACGAGGTGCGTAGGACGCGGGACGGCAAGGCGGTCCTCTCGACGCTCCACGCCCTCCGAGAGGCGTGCCGGAACGGCGCGAACGTCATGCCACCTCTCGTCGAGGCGGTCAAAGCCTACGCGACGGTCGGGGAGATCTCCGACGTGATGCGGGAGGTCTTCGACACGTGGAACGAACCTGCGATTTTCTGA
- a CDS encoding pseudouridine-5'-phosphate glycosidase produces the protein MPVGRVALSAEVKQALADGRPVVALESTILCHGLPFPSNLETHRAAEEAVRREGAVPALVAVVEGRARAGFSGPEAESLARAGRTVTKATTRDLGLLAARRQSGATTVAATMSIAAAAGIRVFATGGIGGVHRGARDTFDVSADLLELSRTRVVVVASGAKAVLDLPKTLEALETLGVPVYGFATADFPAFWVRGSGLPLEACCEDAGDVARAVLAHWAWPSAGGVLVANPVPVEAALAREDVDEAIDRSLRAAQAAGIAGKAVTPFLLARLAEETGGRTLVANRALVVSNAAVAARISAALSEAGPVT, from the coding sequence ATGCCCGTCGGGAGGGTCGCCCTCTCGGCCGAAGTGAAGCAGGCGCTTGCCGACGGGCGGCCCGTCGTGGCGCTCGAGTCGACGATTCTCTGCCACGGCCTGCCGTTCCCGTCGAACCTGGAGACCCACAGGGCTGCGGAAGAGGCCGTGCGCCGGGAGGGCGCGGTCCCGGCTCTCGTCGCCGTCGTCGAAGGGCGCGCGCGCGCGGGTTTCTCCGGCCCCGAGGCAGAGAGCCTCGCGCGGGCGGGGCGCACGGTGACGAAGGCGACGACGCGTGACCTCGGGCTCCTCGCCGCGCGGCGCCAGAGCGGCGCGACGACGGTCGCTGCGACGATGTCCATCGCCGCGGCCGCCGGAATCCGCGTCTTCGCCACGGGAGGCATCGGAGGGGTCCACCGCGGCGCCAGGGACACCTTCGACGTTTCGGCCGATCTCCTCGAGCTATCCCGCACGCGCGTCGTCGTCGTCGCGTCGGGAGCCAAGGCGGTCCTCGACCTTCCGAAGACTCTCGAGGCCCTGGAGACGCTCGGCGTGCCGGTCTACGGATTCGCTACGGCGGACTTTCCGGCGTTCTGGGTCCGTGGTTCGGGGCTCCCTCTCGAGGCCTGCTGCGAGGACGCCGGAGACGTCGCCCGGGCCGTTCTCGCGCACTGGGCCTGGCCCTCGGCGGGTGGCGTCCTCGTCGCGAACCCGGTCCCGGTGGAGGCGGCGCTCGCGAGGGAGGACGTCGACGAGGCGATCGATCGGAGCCTCCGGGCGGCGCAGGCGGCCGGAATCGCCGGGAAGGCTGTGACTCCCTTTCTGCTCGCGCGCCTCGCAGAGGAGACGGGTGGGAGGACTCTCGTGGCGAACCGGGCGCTCGTCGTCTCGAACGCCGCCGTGGCGGCACGGATTTCAGCGGCCCTCTCCGAGGCGGGACCCGTCACCTGA
- the lipA gene encoding lipoyl synthase — protein MPLPRFVPSPERPVYGETPRPDWLKVRLVDNDDTRGILDLVKRKHLNTVCQEAQCPNIFECWGRERTATFMLMGDVCTRRCGFCAVTQGIGRALDPQEPRHVAEAVRELGVRHAVITSVNRDELPDGGAAHFAATIRAVRELNPGVTVEVLVPDFLGNAAALETVLAAAPEVLNHNTETVPRLYRRVRPDAVYERSLELLARAASWRDGRVPSMRVKSGIMVGLGETLDEVLETMRGIRAAGTDVLTIGQYLQPHARRLPVERWWTPAEFAGLREEGLSMGFAVVEAGPLVRSSYHARAALGAEGGGEAAAPL, from the coding sequence CTGCCTCTTCCCCGATTCGTCCCGAGCCCGGAACGGCCCGTCTACGGGGAGACCCCCCGCCCCGACTGGCTGAAGGTGCGGCTCGTCGACAACGACGACACCCGCGGCATCCTCGATCTCGTGAAGCGCAAGCACCTCAACACGGTCTGCCAGGAAGCGCAGTGCCCCAACATCTTCGAGTGCTGGGGACGCGAGCGGACGGCGACGTTCATGCTCATGGGCGACGTCTGCACCCGGCGCTGCGGGTTCTGCGCGGTCACTCAGGGCATCGGCCGCGCTCTCGACCCCCAGGAGCCGCGGCACGTCGCCGAGGCCGTCCGGGAGCTCGGCGTGCGACACGCCGTCATCACGTCGGTGAACCGCGACGAGCTCCCCGACGGCGGTGCGGCCCATTTCGCCGCGACGATCCGCGCCGTCCGGGAGCTGAACCCCGGCGTGACGGTGGAAGTCCTGGTCCCCGATTTCCTGGGGAACGCCGCGGCACTCGAGACGGTCCTGGCGGCGGCGCCCGAAGTCCTGAACCACAACACCGAGACGGTGCCGCGCCTCTACCGCCGGGTCCGGCCCGACGCCGTCTACGAGCGGTCGCTCGAGCTCCTCGCCCGCGCCGCTTCGTGGCGCGACGGGCGCGTTCCTTCGATGCGCGTCAAGAGCGGGATCATGGTGGGGCTCGGGGAAACGCTCGACGAGGTGCTCGAGACCATGCGCGGCATCCGGGCCGCGGGGACCGACGTCCTCACCATCGGACAGTACCTTCAGCCGCACGCCAGGAGGCTGCCCGTGGAACGTTGGTGGACGCCGGCAGAGTTCGCGGGACTGCGCGAAGAGGGGCTGTCCATGGGATTCGCCGTGGTGGAAGCAGGCCCGCTCGTCCGCTCGAGCTACCACGCCCGGGCGGCGCTCGGCGCCGAAGGGGGCGGCGAAGCCGCCGCCCCGCTCTGA
- a CDS encoding ferredoxin: MANKDDRYSDNAPGKFYVDTQCIDCDVCRVTAPNNFGREEEKGYSFVTKQAETPEEEAQCQEAMDSCPVEAIGNDGE; encoded by the coding sequence ATGGCGAACAAGGACGACCGTTACAGCGACAACGCTCCCGGAAAGTTCTACGTCGATACGCAGTGCATCGACTGTGACGTCTGCCGGGTGACCGCTCCGAACAACTTCGGCCGGGAGGAAGAGAAGGGTTACTCCTTCGTGACCAAGCAGGCCGAGACGCCCGAAGAAGAGGCGCAGTGCCAGGAGGCCATGGACTCCTGCCCGGTCGAGGCGATCGGGAACGACGGGGAGTAG
- a CDS encoding cytochrome c — protein MRNALRMASLSIVLSTGVLPACAPEPVPGARLWRKKCSACHGPDGAGRTRFAEGRPFADLTDGRWKHGPDRDSLRRLVADGDPASTMPPFAGRLTPAEIDAVVDHALTLAAAGPPEAKP, from the coding sequence ATGAGGAACGCGCTCCGGATGGCCTCTCTCTCGATCGTCCTGTCGACGGGCGTCCTCCCCGCCTGCGCGCCCGAGCCCGTCCCCGGCGCCCGGCTCTGGCGGAAGAAGTGCTCGGCCTGTCACGGCCCCGACGGCGCCGGCCGAACCCGCTTCGCCGAAGGGCGCCCGTTCGCCGACCTGACCGACGGCCGCTGGAAGCACGGCCCCGACAGGGATTCCCTCCGCCGGCTCGTGGCCGATGGCGACCCGGCCAGCACGATGCCCCCCTTCGCGGGCCGGCTGACCCCCGCGGAGATCGACGCCGTCGTCGACCACGCCCTGACGCTCGCAGCCGCCGGTCCCCCGGAAGCGAAGCCGTGA
- a CDS encoding LON peptidase substrate-binding domain-containing protein encodes MRLLPLFPLDAVLLPQTHLPFHVFEPRYRTMLAHALAGERLIGLHTLDPQAPPLPDGAPALLPFGCAGEIVEHEALPDGRSNIVLRGAFRYRLGRERPGRVYRLAEVEEAPIQPLPQGREGGPGRRDLRKLLALAVERLAVSVGRTEARHLPGSLSDEGLVNEAASRLGLGSDDRYALLGMDALGDRYAWVLDHVRSLQMRVDLLSPFRRGEIDPRWN; translated from the coding sequence ATGCGCCTTCTCCCCCTCTTCCCCCTCGACGCCGTGCTCCTCCCGCAGACCCACCTTCCGTTCCACGTCTTCGAGCCCCGCTACCGGACGATGCTCGCCCACGCCCTGGCCGGTGAACGCCTGATCGGGCTCCACACGCTCGACCCCCAGGCCCCGCCGCTGCCCGATGGCGCGCCGGCGCTTCTTCCGTTCGGCTGCGCCGGGGAGATCGTCGAGCACGAGGCGCTTCCGGACGGTCGCTCGAACATCGTCCTGCGCGGCGCTTTCAGATACCGCCTCGGGAGGGAGAGACCGGGCCGGGTCTACCGCCTCGCGGAGGTCGAAGAGGCGCCGATCCAGCCCCTCCCGCAGGGACGGGAGGGAGGCCCGGGACGACGCGACCTCAGGAAGCTCCTCGCCCTGGCCGTGGAGCGGCTCGCCGTCTCGGTCGGCCGGACGGAGGCGCGCCACCTTCCGGGGAGCCTCTCCGACGAGGGGCTCGTCAACGAGGCCGCCAGCCGCCTCGGCCTCGGCTCGGACGACCGCTACGCCCTGCTCGGCATGGACGCCCTCGGAGACCGGTACGCCTGGGTCCTCGACCACGTCCGGAGCCTGCAGATGCGCGTCGACCTCCTCTCCCCGTTCCGCCGGGGGGAGATCGACCCCCGCTGGAACTGA
- a CDS encoding AAA family ATPase: MSATVPVRGAERIRRALLGSYPLLYVQSWEEGRVERALSVLAQKFYEKPVAFAVWTCVDGWTGLPDAPADTRDPLRALDVVLQASGPGFFLMKDLPSLLQDRPDVVRKLRDAYRQLKGKGKFVVMVSPRLLLPEDLNKEVFIVDYDLPDEAEVRNAVSILGKRYLGEGGLSPVDADRVVTVLRGQTLDELEHVFAKVFARTPRFDEATFDELLAEKEQASRKAGVLEYVSPRFTLDDIGGLENLKDWLRKRQHLFTREAAEAGLPVPKGLLMMGMSGCGKSLSVKAIPALWNLPLFRLDMNLVFGTSNPEASFHRALKTVEGLAPAVLWIDEIEMAITGGREAGGGDPALGRIFSTFLTWMQEKEALVFVAATANRIHLLPAEFIRKGRFDQVFFLDLPNETERKAIFTVHLKKQNADLGQFDAVFLAKATKGFNGAEIEAMVQSAAIEAYNEKRAVTENDVSRVITNTVALSRTMDEQIKAIKSWAHNRAVSASRDSAT; this comes from the coding sequence ATGAGCGCCACAGTTCCCGTCCGCGGGGCCGAGAGGATCCGCCGCGCCCTCCTCGGCTCCTACCCCCTCCTCTACGTCCAGTCGTGGGAAGAGGGCCGCGTCGAGCGGGCCTTGTCGGTTCTCGCCCAGAAGTTCTACGAAAAGCCCGTGGCGTTCGCCGTCTGGACGTGCGTCGACGGCTGGACAGGGCTCCCGGACGCCCCGGCCGACACCCGGGACCCGCTCCGTGCCCTGGACGTCGTCCTCCAGGCGAGCGGCCCCGGTTTCTTCCTGATGAAGGACCTCCCCTCCCTCCTCCAGGACCGGCCCGACGTCGTCCGAAAGCTCCGGGACGCCTACCGGCAGCTCAAGGGAAAAGGGAAGTTCGTCGTCATGGTCTCGCCGCGCCTCCTCCTGCCGGAGGACCTGAACAAGGAAGTCTTCATCGTCGACTACGACCTGCCGGACGAGGCGGAGGTGAGGAACGCGGTCAGCATCCTCGGGAAGAGGTACCTCGGCGAGGGGGGGCTCTCGCCCGTCGATGCCGACCGGGTGGTCACGGTCCTCCGCGGCCAGACGCTCGACGAGCTGGAGCATGTCTTTGCGAAGGTCTTCGCCCGGACACCGAGGTTCGACGAGGCGACCTTCGACGAGCTCCTCGCAGAGAAGGAGCAGGCGTCGCGCAAGGCGGGAGTCCTCGAGTACGTGTCTCCCCGTTTCACGCTCGACGACATCGGCGGGCTCGAGAACCTCAAGGACTGGCTCCGCAAGAGGCAGCACCTCTTCACGAGGGAGGCGGCCGAGGCGGGACTGCCGGTCCCGAAGGGGCTCCTGATGATGGGGATGTCGGGCTGCGGAAAGTCCCTCTCGGTCAAGGCGATCCCGGCCCTCTGGAACCTCCCTCTCTTCCGCCTCGACATGAACCTCGTTTTCGGGACCTCGAATCCGGAGGCGAGCTTCCACAGGGCGCTGAAGACCGTCGAGGGGCTCGCGCCGGCGGTCCTCTGGATCGACGAGATCGAGATGGCCATCACGGGCGGCCGCGAAGCGGGGGGCGGTGACCCGGCCCTCGGCCGGATCTTCTCGACGTTCCTGACCTGGATGCAGGAGAAGGAGGCGCTCGTCTTCGTCGCCGCGACCGCGAACCGGATCCACCTCCTCCCGGCGGAGTTCATCCGAAAGGGGCGGTTCGACCAGGTCTTCTTCCTCGACCTGCCGAACGAAACGGAACGGAAGGCCATCTTCACGGTCCACCTGAAGAAGCAGAACGCCGACCTCGGGCAGTTCGATGCCGTCTTCCTGGCCAAGGCGACGAAGGGTTTCAACGGGGCGGAGATCGAGGCGATGGTCCAGTCGGCGGCGATCGAGGCCTACAACGAGAAGCGAGCGGTCACGGAGAACGACGTGTCGCGGGTGATCACCAACACGGTCGCGCTCTCGCGGACGATGGACGAGCAGATCAAGGCGATCAAGAGCTGGGCCCACAATCGGGCGGTCTCGGCGTCGCGCGACAGCGCGACCTGA
- a CDS encoding pentapeptide repeat-containing protein: protein MASTEHLEVLKSPDWNQWRAGHPGITPDLTDISLVELDLSGRDLSGADLSRSKLDGSKLDGASLARAHLLGTSLRSTSLLRADLSDTDLEYQTLDKVQLVGACLKGVNLKNASVREANLTACDLSGAKLEGTTFTGTVFSFGRLVAANFRGVTIDGCVFEECDLSQAVFDGVTYQRGRFDKSTLTLAFFRDAKLAGTSFKGVKGQRITFRGANLTGADFGGADLASSDFERVIAQAADFSDTNLKKACFKGADLRRSILLGAVLEETDLTQANLEKLDLRTPKLKFPNFTGAKLTEAIGIGANLRGGNYTEADLSRADLTEANLEGGVFQRAHLDGATLRRANLKRARMTGVMAPAADFSGTNLVGAECQEADFSGADFRFSNLVGAVLEGSLFKGANVSHADFSEAKLGGSSFVGAKGEGAKFTGQLGLRLVLAAGSLLSSSKKKVDKVEDRKELERKARVAQLERQASERDRSVATRPPRSGEDDGSPGQKS from the coding sequence ATGGCGAGCACCGAGCACCTCGAGGTGCTGAAGTCCCCCGACTGGAACCAGTGGCGTGCCGGGCATCCCGGGATCACGCCCGACCTGACCGACATCTCCCTCGTCGAGCTCGACCTCTCGGGCCGGGACCTCTCGGGCGCCGACCTCTCGCGCTCGAAGCTCGACGGATCGAAGCTCGACGGCGCGAGCCTCGCCCGCGCCCACCTGCTGGGGACGTCCCTTCGCAGCACGAGCCTCCTTCGTGCGGACCTGTCCGACACCGACCTCGAGTACCAGACGCTCGACAAGGTGCAGCTCGTCGGGGCGTGCCTCAAGGGGGTGAACCTCAAGAACGCCTCGGTCCGCGAGGCGAACCTCACCGCGTGCGACCTCTCGGGTGCCAAGCTCGAGGGAACGACGTTCACGGGTACCGTCTTTTCCTTCGGCCGGCTCGTTGCGGCGAACTTCCGGGGCGTCACCATCGACGGCTGCGTCTTCGAGGAGTGCGACCTCTCGCAGGCCGTCTTCGACGGCGTCACCTACCAGCGGGGCCGGTTCGACAAGTCGACCCTGACGCTGGCGTTCTTTCGCGACGCCAAGCTCGCGGGTACGAGCTTCAAGGGAGTGAAGGGGCAGCGCATCACGTTCCGGGGCGCCAACCTCACGGGTGCCGATTTCGGCGGGGCCGACCTCGCGTCCTCGGACTTCGAGAGGGTCATCGCCCAGGCCGCCGATTTCTCCGACACCAATCTCAAGAAGGCCTGCTTCAAGGGAGCCGACCTGAGGCGCTCGATCCTCCTCGGGGCCGTCCTCGAGGAGACGGACCTGACACAGGCGAACCTCGAGAAGCTCGACCTCAGGACGCCGAAGCTGAAGTTCCCGAACTTCACGGGCGCGAAGCTCACCGAGGCCATCGGCATCGGCGCGAACCTGCGCGGAGGGAACTACACGGAGGCGGACCTCTCCCGCGCCGACCTGACCGAGGCGAACCTCGAGGGCGGCGTCTTCCAGCGCGCCCATCTCGACGGCGCTACCCTTCGACGGGCGAACCTGAAGCGGGCCCGGATGACGGGGGTCATGGCACCCGCTGCCGATTTCTCCGGGACGAACCTCGTCGGGGCCGAGTGTCAGGAAGCCGACTTCTCCGGAGCCGATTTCCGCTTCTCGAACCTCGTCGGTGCAGTCCTCGAAGGGTCGCTCTTCAAGGGGGCGAACGTCTCCCACGCCGATTTCTCCGAGGCGAAGCTCGGCGGGTCGAGCTTCGTCGGAGCGAAGGGCGAGGGGGCGAAGTTCACCGGCCAGCTGGGCCTGCGGCTCGTCCTGGCGGCCGGCTCCCTCCTGAGCTCGTCGAAGAAGAAGGTCGACAAGGTCGAGGACCGAAAGGAGCTCGAGAGAAAGGCGCGCGTCGCGCAACTCGAGCGGCAGGCCTCCGAACGCGACCGTTCCGTCGCGACGCGCCCGCCCAGGTCCGGCGAGGACGACGGGTCGCCGGGGCAGAAATCCTGA
- a CDS encoding DUF4340 domain-containing protein: MSTRKLLILTAVFLALLAFVVFWERHQPTSEEKARTQKRFLDLDVKDFEGLSVERPDQQPVTLVRKGGRWILEGPKGGAADAVTADGLVSDLARLDLLGETRSSFDPKEFGLDAPKAKVTVKLKDGSSRTILFGEAIPGADATAAVEGGRLGSVKFAPIAQLTKPYDEYRSRSLVDVPTADVTRITVARGPNRVVAVRDGSGGWRLEQPVSDLASRSFVDQLLADLAGVRATEFPAVGPADMSRIGLAPPTAEVVLEKGSEVVSRLAFGAARADAAGKLFASRDGVVMVVDDRAQESLGKELSAFREVRLLPLDPWLVSRVVFESGALRAGAEKIEGTWRSAGREVEGRFADDVIERVSRAEVRRFVPAKDLASIGLATVRRKAPVPAGAVEVLLEKAKEPVRAVFFVPKELEPDKLVAVQVSGRGDTLVVDALVWDDLRSLASRLKTASAAQAPEATAPASLPAEGPEAPLKAQPR; this comes from the coding sequence ATGTCGACTCGGAAGCTCCTGATCCTGACCGCCGTCTTCCTCGCGCTGCTCGCCTTCGTCGTCTTCTGGGAGCGGCACCAGCCGACCTCGGAAGAGAAGGCGAGGACGCAGAAGCGATTTCTCGACCTCGACGTGAAAGACTTCGAGGGCCTCTCCGTCGAGCGTCCCGACCAGCAGCCGGTGACCCTGGTCAGGAAGGGCGGACGCTGGATCCTCGAGGGGCCGAAGGGGGGCGCCGCCGACGCGGTGACCGCGGACGGACTCGTGTCCGACCTCGCGCGTCTCGACCTTCTCGGCGAGACGCGGTCGAGCTTCGATCCGAAGGAATTCGGGCTCGACGCGCCGAAGGCGAAGGTCACGGTGAAGCTCAAGGACGGCTCCTCGCGGACCATCCTCTTCGGGGAGGCGATCCCGGGCGCCGACGCGACCGCGGCCGTCGAGGGGGGGCGGCTGGGGTCCGTGAAGTTCGCCCCGATCGCCCAGCTGACGAAGCCTTACGACGAGTACCGCTCCAGGAGCCTCGTCGACGTCCCGACGGCCGACGTCACGCGGATCACCGTCGCCAGGGGCCCGAACCGGGTCGTGGCGGTCCGCGACGGATCCGGAGGCTGGAGGCTCGAGCAGCCGGTGAGCGACCTCGCATCCAGGTCCTTCGTCGACCAGCTCCTCGCCGATCTCGCCGGGGTACGCGCCACCGAGTTCCCGGCCGTCGGGCCGGCAGACATGTCACGGATAGGCCTCGCGCCGCCGACGGCCGAAGTCGTCCTCGAGAAGGGGAGCGAGGTCGTCTCCCGGCTCGCCTTCGGAGCCGCGAGGGCGGATGCCGCCGGAAAGCTCTTCGCGAGCCGCGACGGGGTCGTCATGGTCGTCGACGACCGCGCACAGGAGAGTCTCGGCAAGGAGCTCTCGGCCTTTCGCGAGGTGAGGCTCCTCCCTCTCGACCCGTGGCTCGTGAGCCGCGTCGTCTTCGAGAGCGGTGCGCTCCGGGCAGGAGCCGAGAAGATCGAGGGCACGTGGCGTTCGGCCGGGCGCGAGGTCGAGGGCCGGTTCGCGGACGACGTGATCGAGCGGGTTTCCAGGGCCGAGGTCCGCCGGTTCGTGCCGGCAAAGGATCTGGCTTCGATCGGTCTGGCGACGGTTCGCCGAAAGGCGCCGGTCCCGGCGGGCGCGGTGGAGGTCCTCCTCGAGAAGGCGAAGGAGCCGGTCCGGGCGGTCTTCTTCGTCCCGAAGGAGCTCGAACCCGACAAGCTCGTCGCCGTCCAGGTCTCCGGCCGTGGCGATACCCTCGTCGTCGACGCCCTCGTCTGGGACGACCTCCGTTCCCTGGCGAGCCGCCTGAAGACCGCCTCGGCGGCGCAGGCGCCCGAGGCCACGGCCCCGGCGAGCCTTCCCGCGGAGGGACCGGAGGCTCCCCTGAAGGCGCAGCCCCGGTAG